The proteins below come from a single Sphaerochaeta sp. genomic window:
- a CDS encoding transposase, with protein sequence MPIPKEVLAVDRPKNSIVIAYGKNRDRYAVRARVGCRSDGQRRLPVNGPTIGHIVDLRYVPLEEDACPPVSESAVDLKDWANVMLAQKLFGSMVDELREVYSSDDALKIWCIATLRVCFSGIKDCELKDAYEESFLSELYPGVALSRNTVSAFLNDLGRTCSKITLFMRGRTARVGLDHHLLIDGTLKSDESRVNSLSDFSRKARTKGTRDISVLYAFDLEAEEPVCSKCFPGNMLDVTAYSEFICEHHITKGIVVADKGFPQSAAKKHFQENPDLHYLNPLKRDSRIASDLHMLEFTALLGGYEGITYRKEKAADGRFLYSFRDAYRAAKEESDWLKRSRKKNDYSLADLQKARSVFGTVVLECDLDTDAQAIYKAYSKRWEIELVMRFYKSALEFDETRVHDDYSVIGSEFCDFLSSVLTFRMIRAFDEAKLLEQMPYKKVMKILARAKMFNDPGCGWRLIRINPSYEEILKRLDIHPTQKLQPKKKRGRPAKIKHV encoded by the coding sequence ATGCCGATTCCAAAAGAGGTCCTTGCCGTCGACCGGCCGAAGAATTCCATCGTCATCGCATACGGGAAGAACCGCGACCGGTATGCCGTCAGGGCAAGGGTCGGATGCAGGAGCGACGGGCAGAGGAGGCTCCCGGTCAACGGGCCCACCATCGGACACATCGTCGACCTCAGGTACGTCCCCCTGGAGGAGGATGCATGCCCTCCCGTCTCGGAATCGGCGGTGGACCTCAAGGATTGGGCCAACGTCATGCTTGCGCAGAAGCTCTTCGGCTCCATGGTCGACGAGCTTCGCGAGGTCTACAGCAGCGACGACGCACTCAAGATCTGGTGCATCGCCACTCTCAGGGTCTGCTTCAGTGGGATAAAGGACTGCGAGCTGAAGGATGCCTACGAGGAGAGCTTCCTGTCCGAGCTGTATCCCGGTGTCGCCCTCTCGAGGAACACGGTATCGGCGTTCCTCAACGACCTGGGCCGGACCTGTTCCAAGATCACGCTGTTCATGCGCGGCAGGACCGCCCGTGTGGGGTTGGACCACCACCTGCTGATCGACGGGACGCTGAAATCGGACGAGTCGAGGGTCAACTCGCTCTCGGACTTCTCCAGGAAGGCCCGGACGAAGGGCACGAGGGACATCTCGGTGCTGTACGCCTTCGACCTCGAGGCCGAAGAGCCGGTATGCTCCAAATGCTTCCCCGGCAACATGCTCGACGTCACCGCCTACAGCGAATTCATCTGTGAACACCATATAACGAAAGGGATCGTGGTCGCCGACAAGGGATTCCCCCAGTCGGCCGCGAAGAAGCACTTCCAGGAGAATCCCGACCTCCACTACCTCAATCCGCTGAAGAGGGACTCCAGGATAGCCTCGGATCTGCACATGCTTGAGTTCACCGCCCTCTTGGGCGGGTACGAGGGGATAACCTACAGGAAGGAGAAGGCCGCCGACGGCAGGTTCCTCTATTCGTTCCGCGATGCATACAGGGCTGCAAAGGAAGAATCCGACTGGCTCAAGAGGAGCAGGAAGAAGAACGACTACAGCCTTGCCGACCTGCAGAAGGCAAGATCGGTGTTCGGCACCGTGGTCCTGGAATGCGACCTGGACACCGACGCACAGGCCATCTACAAGGCCTACTCCAAGCGGTGGGAGATCGAGCTGGTCATGCGCTTCTACAAGTCCGCCCTCGAATTCGACGAGACGCGCGTGCACGACGACTACAGCGTGATCGGAAGCGAGTTCTGCGACTTCCTCTCCTCGGTGCTCACCTTCCGGATGATCCGTGCATTCGACGAGGCAAAGCTGCTTGAACAGATGCCTTACAAGAAAGTGATGAAAATATTGGCAAGGGCGAAAATGTTCAACGACCCGGGCTGTGGATGGCGTCTGATCAGGATCAACCCCTCATACGAGGAGATTCTCAAACGGCTGGACATCCATCCCACACAGAAGCTGCAACCCAAGAAGAAGCGGGGCAGACCTGCCAAAATCAAGCACGTATAG
- a CDS encoding GNAT family N-acetyltransferase, which produces MLNTPTLTSDRLIIRKFTEDDREPFLDIFGDRDVNTHLPWFPLQSLEDAATFYQNRYERVYLQPRGYAYAICLKKDDIPIGYVNVTMDDSHDLGYGLKKVYWGQGIVSEACRMVVNQVKRDGLPYVTATRDVHNPRGAAVMKKIGMRYQYSYVEHWQPKGIWVVFRMYQLHFDGHDESVYTAYWDAHPIHFVEAGI; this is translated from the coding sequence ATGCTGAATACCCCGACGTTGACATCAGATCGTTTGATCATCCGGAAATTCACCGAGGATGACAGGGAGCCTTTCCTGGACATCTTCGGGGACAGGGACGTGAACACCCATCTTCCCTGGTTCCCCTTGCAGTCGTTGGAAGACGCCGCCACGTTCTATCAAAACCGCTATGAAAGGGTATACCTGCAGCCACGGGGATATGCGTACGCCATCTGTTTGAAGAAGGACGACATCCCCATCGGGTATGTGAATGTCACGATGGATGACAGCCATGATTTGGGATACGGGTTGAAGAAGGTGTACTGGGGGCAAGGGATTGTGTCCGAGGCTTGCAGGATGGTCGTTAACCAGGTGAAACGTGACGGCTTGCCGTATGTTACCGCCACCCGTGACGTCCACAATCCTCGCGGCGCCGCGGTGATGAAGAAGATCGGCATGCGGTACCAATACTCCTACGTGGAGCATTGGCAGCCGAAAGGCATATGGGTTGTCTTCCGGATGTATCAGCTGCATTTCGATGGGCATGATGAGAGCGTGTACACGGCGTACTGGGATGCACATCCCATCCATTTCGTGGAAGCAGGCATCTGA
- a CDS encoding YbaN family protein, translated as MFVPVLPTTPFYIATAFFWLNSSEKLHQYLMHNRFYRKFIQEMIVEKKMSARNQIKVLCGVFILLSIPFILIDNLPVRITLVAVFLGHLILLPRYFRKKGNEGSGEERDDEPA; from the coding sequence ATGTTCGTGCCGGTGCTGCCCACCACGCCGTTCTACATCGCAACCGCCTTCTTCTGGCTGAACAGTTCGGAGAAGCTGCACCAGTACTTGATGCATAATCGGTTTTACCGGAAATTCATCCAGGAGATGATCGTGGAGAAGAAGATGTCGGCACGCAACCAGATCAAGGTGCTGTGCGGGGTGTTCATTCTCCTGTCCATTCCATTCATCCTGATCGACAATCTTCCCGTGCGGATCACGTTGGTCGCCGTATTCCTTGGCCATTTGATTCTTCTTCCCCGGTATTTCAGAAAGAAGGGGAACGAGGGGAGTGGTGAAGAAAGAGACGACGAGCCTGCGTGA
- a CDS encoding TetR/AcrR family transcriptional regulator, with protein sequence MPSTNDTTAERKLLDAAKQIVLEEGYEAVTVRKVAERAGYTFPLLYHYYRDLDDLLWALRLDMIDDMVARLAGGRKENRPSMDGLQKAFLDYMEYFFQFPNVYRFFYFHDFRRPEDETGYQAMEQRLLALRSGYLEMLEKKYPGQEELMVRSIIYAIHGMLTLALSANGNFNQQAAVKELSGLMAFFFEGNTEP encoded by the coding sequence ATGCCTTCAACGAACGACACCACAGCGGAACGCAAACTCCTTGATGCGGCCAAGCAGATCGTCTTGGAGGAGGGGTATGAAGCCGTCACCGTACGGAAGGTGGCGGAGCGGGCAGGGTATACCTTTCCGTTGTTGTACCACTACTACCGCGATCTTGATGATCTTCTGTGGGCGCTTCGGCTGGATATGATCGACGACATGGTTGCCCGATTGGCTGGCGGGAGGAAAGAGAACCGACCGTCCATGGATGGACTGCAGAAAGCGTTTCTTGATTACATGGAATATTTCTTCCAGTTTCCCAACGTGTATCGTTTCTTCTATTTCCATGATTTCCGTCGCCCTGAGGATGAAACGGGATACCAGGCCATGGAACAGAGGTTGCTGGCGCTCCGTTCGGGATATCTGGAGATGCTGGAAAAAAAGTATCCGGGGCAGGAGGAGCTCATGGTGCGGTCCATCATCTATGCCATCCATGGGATGCTTACGCTTGCCCTTTCCGCCAATGGGAACTTCAACCAACAGGCGGCGGTCAAGGAACTTTCCGGATTGATGGCATTTTTCTTTGAAGGGAACACAGAACCGTAG
- a CDS encoding class I SAM-dependent methyltransferase, with the protein MKGNVFSKKFGSSYEKHAAILGEELSGIHGMKVLDIASGTGMVIDCLAADNEITCTDISPHLLQVARRRFARRKLLNYELIVADAKNLPFGDNQFDVVTCILAFNFFGDPGKVVAEIRRNLKPTGEFVCVVPESSRLKEGSRITGTLFMEEELRSLFTNAGMTFSPLPEENGSLLYFTSRKI; encoded by the coding sequence ATGAAAGGCAATGTGTTCTCCAAGAAATTCGGCTCCTCCTATGAAAAACATGCCGCTATCCTGGGGGAAGAGTTGTCCGGCATACATGGGATGAAGGTTCTCGACATCGCGTCCGGTACCGGGATGGTGATTGACTGTCTGGCCGCCGACAATGAGATAACCTGCACGGACATCAGCCCGCATCTCCTCCAGGTGGCCCGCAGGAGGTTCGCCAGGCGGAAGCTCCTGAACTATGAACTGATTGTCGCCGATGCAAAAAACCTGCCGTTTGGGGACAACCAGTTTGATGTGGTTACCTGCATCCTTGCCTTCAATTTCTTTGGCGACCCCGGCAAGGTGGTTGCCGAGATACGGAGGAACCTCAAACCCACGGGGGAGTTCGTCTGTGTGGTTCCAGAGTCCAGCCGGTTGAAGGAAGGGAGCCGCATCACCGGGACATTGTTCATGGAAGAAGAATTGAGAAGCCTTTTCACCAACGCGGGAATGACGTTTTCCCCTTTGCCTGAAGAAAACGGGTCGCTTCTCTACTTCACTTCACGGAAAATCTGA
- a CDS encoding DUF4386 domain-containing protein has protein sequence MQHPISSSVKRESPLFLTHTAMVAAVIMLALIPVQIAVFTAFPPPDSAEGFLTLFQDNWLLGFLSMDFLYLINTVILVILYLSLSFRLVSEAPQKSALAFVIGLVGIACYFPSNPVFEMFALSKEFALAQPSERPQLLVVGNALMAGYTGTAFIVYYILNGISLVLYAWAMLESTVFTKTIGVYGLVSGILMLVPSTFGMVGMVFSLLSLIPWVVFLVLLVKEYSKIPPLS, from the coding sequence ATGCAACACCCCATTTCGTCTTCCGTCAAACGGGAATCCCCGTTATTCCTCACCCATACCGCCATGGTGGCTGCCGTCATCATGCTGGCTTTGATCCCCGTCCAGATCGCCGTCTTCACGGCGTTCCCGCCGCCGGATTCGGCGGAAGGATTTCTCACGCTGTTCCAGGACAATTGGCTTCTGGGCTTCCTCAGCATGGATTTCCTGTATCTCATCAACACGGTGATCCTTGTGATCCTGTACCTGTCCCTCTCCTTCCGGCTTGTTTCGGAAGCGCCCCAGAAAAGTGCTCTGGCGTTCGTCATCGGGCTGGTCGGGATCGCCTGTTATTTTCCTTCCAATCCCGTTTTCGAAATGTTTGCGTTGAGCAAGGAATTTGCGTTGGCGCAGCCATCAGAACGCCCCCAATTGCTGGTGGTTGGAAACGCGTTGATGGCGGGATACACCGGTACGGCGTTCATCGTCTATTACATCCTCAACGGCATTTCCCTGGTGCTGTATGCCTGGGCCATGCTGGAAAGCACCGTTTTTACGAAAACCATCGGTGTCTATGGCCTGGTCTCCGGAATCCTGATGCTGGTTCCTTCGACCTTTGGCATGGTCGGTATGGTCTTTTCCCTTCTTTCGTTGATCCCCTGGGTGGTGTTTTTGGTGTTGTTGGTCAAGGAGTACAGTAAGATACCTCCGTTGTCGTGA